A window of Streptomyces gilvosporeus contains these coding sequences:
- a CDS encoding pyridoxal phosphate-dependent aminotransferase → MQLFTDAPARLLPPLPPDALAGPAPRTYRADSFAPAVDDRTLEVFRRARNPDDPLELRDLWLGRVEHEMGCHGNRPWLADRWRQGAPLRDVTAEEVLSSGVTVSLIHELHHCFFHEELTDDSPSGPQPSLIPDSVTACAAELPQTVRDCLSYALRRDWYGYSDSCGRIPAREALAAFENQRVEGACYTSGNLALTMGGAFAISGLADLILSGRPASAAPALCAIPNQPAPVAAVARRGTVRLVPLTCTDGIMSIGPLIAALTPNTPLVLLPTAAGTTGARIPEPELADLIRQSASTTAILLDESHEWLGETTPLCSARSASNVIRICGNPHIWQPQAVESGWIVADRAFIADYYEYASTSFGGPPSLLYTAIEVTARMERWLISGTDRIGPAEAAEFEPGYRLCRTPLQRAYDRYRLERHSRQTTLMALRDATAHHLSHMAAVTRPRCSVNLLLTTRRCDDSYRLATELLRKTGVATYPGILDFCFAGGTLRITTAKQRTHLATALSRLRPVLERGPSDPAPADRHRTNPGKENP, encoded by the coding sequence ATGCAGCTCTTCACCGACGCCCCCGCGCGCCTCCTGCCTCCCCTCCCGCCCGACGCGCTTGCGGGCCCGGCCCCGCGCACCTATCGGGCGGACTCGTTCGCGCCTGCCGTCGACGACCGCACACTGGAGGTGTTCCGGCGGGCCCGCAATCCCGACGACCCGCTGGAACTGCGGGACCTCTGGCTCGGCCGGGTGGAGCACGAGATGGGATGCCACGGCAACCGCCCCTGGCTCGCCGACCGCTGGCGGCAGGGCGCCCCGCTACGCGATGTCACCGCCGAGGAGGTGCTGTCCTCCGGTGTCACCGTGTCGTTGATCCACGAGCTGCACCACTGCTTCTTCCACGAGGAGTTGACCGACGACAGCCCCTCCGGCCCGCAGCCGTCCCTCATACCCGACTCGGTGACCGCATGCGCGGCGGAACTTCCGCAGACCGTGCGCGACTGCCTCAGCTACGCACTGCGGCGCGACTGGTACGGCTACTCCGACTCCTGCGGGCGCATCCCGGCGCGCGAGGCCCTGGCCGCCTTCGAGAACCAGCGCGTCGAGGGAGCCTGCTACACCTCCGGGAACCTGGCACTCACCATGGGCGGCGCCTTCGCCATCAGCGGACTGGCCGACCTCATCCTCTCCGGGCGTCCGGCTTCCGCGGCACCCGCACTGTGCGCCATCCCCAACCAGCCGGCCCCGGTGGCCGCGGTCGCCCGACGAGGCACCGTCCGGCTCGTCCCACTGACCTGTACCGACGGCATCATGTCGATCGGCCCCCTGATCGCCGCGCTGACACCGAACACCCCACTCGTCCTGCTGCCGACCGCGGCAGGCACCACCGGCGCCCGGATACCCGAGCCCGAACTGGCGGACCTGATACGGCAGTCCGCATCCACCACAGCCATCCTGCTGGACGAGTCCCACGAATGGTTGGGGGAAACCACCCCGCTCTGCTCCGCACGCTCCGCGTCCAACGTGATCCGTATCTGCGGCAACCCCCACATCTGGCAGCCCCAGGCCGTCGAATCCGGCTGGATCGTCGCCGACCGCGCCTTCATCGCCGACTACTACGAGTACGCCTCGACCAGCTTCGGCGGCCCGCCCTCGCTGCTCTACACCGCCATCGAAGTGACGGCCCGCATGGAACGCTGGCTTATCAGCGGAACAGACCGGATCGGGCCCGCAGAGGCAGCGGAGTTCGAGCCCGGGTACCGACTGTGCCGCACGCCGTTACAACGCGCCTACGACCGCTACCGCCTGGAACGGCACTCCAGGCAGACCACCCTCATGGCGCTGAGGGACGCCACCGCCCACCACCTCTCCCACATGGCAGCGGTGACCCGGCCCCGCTGCTCCGTCAACCTCCTGCTGACGACCCGGCGCTGCGACGACTCCTACCGGCTGGCCACAGAACTGCTGCGCAAGACGGGCGTGGCCACCTACCCCGGCATCCTCGACTTCTGCTTCGCCGGGGGCACGCTGCGGATCACCACCGCCAAGCAGCGGACCCACCTGGCCACCGCCCTCTCCCGGCTGCGCCCCGTACTGGAGCGCGGGCCATCCGACCCGGCCCCAGCCGACCGCCACCGCACGAACCCCGGGAAAGAGAACCCATGA
- a CDS encoding LLM class flavin-dependent oxidoreductase: MQIHGPALRFGIHSGQQYASFQECLGLWQRGEALGYDWISLFDHARPPLGGPDGPCLEGPTLLAALAARTSTIRCALLVSTLTWRHPAQAAAIAATIDHISGGRLEFGIGAGGPDLGYRQYGIPFPNRTERLEMLTEGCHILRSLWTRERTDFTGRHYRLQGACLQPKPLQRRLPLVIGGADPRHTLRIVAEHADIWNALAGTLESYRHRCAALAEHCAAVGRNPADIRKSITFRALLAEDSRALHDRRQAWERRHPPTSPDRREFLVLGTPEQCVERLLPYLRLGVGDFLLGARPPVDWHTVELFARQVVPALRGYAGL, translated from the coding sequence ATGCAGATCCACGGCCCGGCCCTGAGGTTCGGCATCCACTCCGGGCAGCAGTACGCAAGCTTCCAGGAGTGCCTCGGACTGTGGCAACGGGGCGAAGCACTGGGCTACGACTGGATATCGCTCTTCGACCACGCCCGCCCACCTCTGGGCGGCCCCGACGGGCCCTGCCTGGAAGGCCCAACTCTGCTGGCCGCACTCGCAGCGCGCACCAGCACGATCCGCTGCGCCCTGCTCGTCTCCACCCTGACCTGGCGGCACCCCGCCCAGGCCGCGGCCATCGCCGCCACCATCGACCACATCTCCGGAGGCAGGCTCGAATTCGGCATCGGCGCCGGCGGCCCGGACCTCGGCTACCGGCAATACGGCATCCCCTTCCCCAACCGCACCGAGCGCCTGGAAATGCTCACGGAAGGCTGCCACATCCTGCGGAGCCTATGGACAAGAGAACGGACCGATTTCACCGGACGGCACTACCGCCTCCAAGGCGCATGTCTCCAACCCAAACCGCTGCAACGGAGACTGCCGTTGGTGATCGGCGGCGCGGACCCCCGACACACCCTCAGAATCGTCGCCGAACATGCCGACATCTGGAACGCGCTGGCCGGGACCCTGGAGAGCTATCGCCACCGGTGCGCCGCGCTGGCGGAGCACTGCGCAGCAGTCGGCCGGAATCCGGCGGACATCAGAAAATCGATCACCTTCCGGGCACTGCTCGCGGAGGATTCTCGTGCGCTGCACGACCGGCGTCAGGCGTGGGAGAGACGCCATCCACCCACCTCGCCGGACCGGCGGGAATTCCTCGTCCTCGGCACACCCGAACAGTGCGTCGAACGTCTTCTTCCCTACCTCCGGCTCGGCGTCGGGGACTTCCTGCTCGGCGCCCGGCCGCCGGTGGACTGGCACACCGTCGAACTCTTCGCCCGCCAGGTCGTCCCCGCGCTGCGCGGATATGCCGGCCTGTAG
- a CDS encoding methyltransferase, with product MPGDPVSWTEHRDGDVLTYTFTGGLIARAEVPGKNDALRILPLTRIQAALLRCLEQQPALARGKRVFEPFAGSGALGFMALHLGARSVDFLDINPRAEEFQRWTAAANGFPAGAVRSLTTDLRTYSAPEPYDLLLANPPFLPTPDCIPGTLTSNGGPDGNRLLALLLERLDAFLTPQGEALILLYQPARDGLPIAAEVFAEALVGRVVEFTPLQHPLLPFAAYRAAYERRYPAERERIRQWSQALEAAHGPDLTVSYYLMRLGPRTGRPGGAPPGTVPVRLVEGRPEHLLTDDDADYVPVDGRRC from the coding sequence ATGCCTGGCGATCCGGTGTCCTGGACCGAGCACCGTGACGGTGACGTCCTCACCTACACCTTCACAGGGGGACTCATCGCCAGGGCCGAAGTCCCCGGGAAGAACGACGCGTTGCGCATCCTCCCCCTCACCCGCATCCAAGCCGCGCTGCTGCGCTGTCTGGAACAGCAGCCCGCCCTGGCCCGGGGAAAGCGGGTCTTCGAACCCTTCGCCGGGTCGGGCGCGCTGGGATTCATGGCCCTGCACCTGGGCGCCCGCAGCGTCGACTTCCTGGACATCAACCCGCGGGCCGAGGAGTTCCAGCGGTGGACCGCCGCAGCCAACGGCTTCCCCGCGGGAGCCGTCCGCTCCCTCACCACGGACCTGCGGACCTACTCGGCACCGGAACCCTACGACCTGCTTCTCGCGAACCCGCCGTTCCTGCCCACCCCCGATTGCATTCCGGGCACCCTCACCTCCAACGGCGGTCCGGACGGAAACCGACTACTCGCACTCCTGCTGGAACGGCTGGATGCATTCCTCACACCCCAGGGAGAGGCACTCATCCTGCTCTACCAGCCGGCCCGGGACGGCCTGCCGATCGCCGCCGAGGTCTTCGCCGAGGCGCTGGTCGGGCGCGTCGTCGAGTTCACCCCCCTACAGCACCCGCTGCTGCCCTTCGCGGCCTACCGCGCGGCGTACGAACGCCGCTATCCCGCCGAGCGAGAACGCATCCGGCAGTGGAGCCAGGCCCTCGAAGCGGCCCACGGCCCGGACCTGACCGTCTCTTACTACCTCATGCGCCTCGGCCCCAGGACGGGCCGACCGGGCGGCGCGCCACCCGGGACTGTCCCAGTGCGCCTGGTCGAAGGCCGTCCGGAGCATCTGCTCACCGACGACGACGCCGACTACGTGCCCGTCGACGGCCGTCGATGCTGA
- a CDS encoding carbamoyltransferase: MIILGTKPVQHDACFALVRDGEPLFIYEQERFNRIKHGMSSHLSVLFEALDEHSIAPDQIDLVTNCIDPSRLEARKRQVRGYLSAPHAQDMERYLEWRIPTWHKALLAAGFPADRVVNIPHHICHCAGVYYASPFDDAAILSVDGSGETETSMLAHGSGNDLDVLRTVPLPQSLGLFYQGATMWLGWGFGEEGKTMALAAYGDPARYRAALDAFLRIDDTGAYTFLPAQRRGAHRYTSPELATTLFAHSFGPPRRPEEPLTSLHQDVAAAVQAICEEIMLNSARHLKEATRSANLLITGGVALNSAANGRIMKSGTFDRIEVYPQANDSGTALGGALYAYHRLGRTERPRRWHLTHPYWGREIDLDNLPDVAARHGQRGTRVPDQEAAAELLAAGHTLGWVQGRSEVGPRALGNRSILGNPLAPDIKRRINDGIKHRENWRPFAPSVLREDLTEYFDADQDLPYMTIVAPLREEWRDKLASIGHVDGTARVQTVTQQSNPRFYALLQAFKRRTGLGVLLNTSFNDRGEPLVQTCEQAFRLYLTSTMDALCIGDWLFTDKQPHAPVQPFAPYLDNFTRIPRGRLALVEPGEPMPEAMKAHLMSRADAHPATLPDVLAEAASRRWDGVLCYVGGTADLFVFDRELYFSHWADASRRIMEEAGLPVHWIDGRGDVTPARDVLYMHHRSFQCPIPATYERYWA; this comes from the coding sequence GTGATCATTCTCGGCACCAAACCGGTCCAGCACGACGCGTGTTTCGCACTGGTCCGGGACGGCGAACCCCTCTTCATCTACGAGCAGGAGCGCTTCAACCGCATCAAACACGGCATGTCCAGCCATCTGTCGGTGCTCTTCGAGGCCCTTGACGAGCACTCCATCGCGCCGGACCAGATCGACCTCGTGACCAACTGCATCGACCCGTCCCGCCTAGAGGCCCGCAAGCGCCAGGTACGGGGCTACCTGTCCGCCCCCCATGCCCAGGACATGGAGCGCTACCTCGAATGGCGGATCCCGACCTGGCACAAGGCCCTGCTGGCCGCCGGCTTCCCGGCCGACCGGGTGGTGAACATCCCCCACCACATCTGCCACTGCGCGGGGGTCTACTACGCCAGCCCCTTCGACGACGCCGCCATCCTCAGCGTCGACGGCAGCGGAGAGACCGAAACCTCGATGCTCGCCCATGGCTCGGGCAACGACCTCGACGTGCTGCGCACCGTCCCCCTGCCGCAATCCCTGGGTCTCTTCTACCAGGGAGCCACTATGTGGCTGGGCTGGGGCTTCGGCGAGGAAGGCAAGACCATGGCCCTGGCGGCCTACGGGGACCCGGCACGGTACCGAGCAGCGCTCGACGCGTTCCTCCGCATCGACGACACCGGGGCGTACACCTTCCTGCCCGCCCAACGCAGGGGCGCACACCGCTACACCTCGCCCGAGCTTGCCACGACCCTCTTCGCCCACTCCTTCGGCCCGCCCCGCCGGCCGGAGGAACCCCTCACCTCGCTGCATCAGGACGTGGCCGCCGCCGTGCAGGCCATCTGCGAGGAGATCATGCTCAACTCCGCCCGGCACCTCAAAGAAGCCACCCGGTCCGCAAACCTCCTGATCACCGGGGGAGTGGCTCTCAACTCCGCCGCCAACGGCCGGATCATGAAAAGCGGGACCTTCGACCGGATCGAGGTCTACCCCCAGGCCAACGACTCGGGCACGGCCCTCGGCGGCGCGCTGTACGCCTACCACCGACTCGGCAGAACCGAACGACCACGCCGCTGGCACCTCACCCACCCGTACTGGGGTCGGGAGATCGACCTGGACAACCTCCCGGACGTCGCCGCGCGCCACGGCCAGCGCGGCACCCGCGTCCCCGACCAGGAAGCGGCGGCCGAACTCCTGGCCGCCGGCCACACGCTGGGCTGGGTGCAGGGCCGGTCCGAGGTCGGCCCCCGGGCACTGGGCAACCGCTCCATCCTGGGAAACCCGCTCGCCCCGGACATCAAGCGCAGGATCAACGACGGCATCAAACACCGGGAGAACTGGCGCCCGTTCGCCCCATCCGTCCTCCGCGAAGACCTCACCGAGTACTTCGACGCCGACCAGGACTTGCCCTACATGACCATCGTGGCCCCCCTGCGGGAGGAGTGGCGGGACAAGCTCGCCTCCATCGGGCACGTCGACGGCACCGCGCGGGTGCAGACGGTGACCCAGCAGAGCAACCCCCGGTTCTACGCCCTGCTCCAGGCGTTCAAGCGGCGCACCGGCCTGGGGGTACTGCTCAACACTTCCTTCAACGACCGCGGCGAGCCGCTGGTGCAAACCTGCGAGCAGGCGTTCCGGCTCTACCTGACCTCCACCATGGACGCCCTGTGCATCGGCGACTGGCTCTTCACGGACAAGCAACCGCACGCTCCTGTACAGCCCTTCGCGCCCTACCTGGACAATTTCACCCGCATCCCCCGAGGAAGGCTGGCGCTGGTCGAGCCGGGCGAGCCCATGCCCGAGGCGATGAAGGCGCACCTGATGAGCCGGGCCGACGCGCACCCCGCCACCTTGCCGGACGTACTCGCCGAGGCGGCGTCCCGCCGATGGGACGGTGTGCTCTGCTACGTGGGCGGAACCGCCGATCTCTTCGTCTTCGACCGCGAACTGTACTTCTCCCACTGGGCCGACGCCTCCCGGCGCATCATGGAGGAAGCCGGGCTACCCGTGCACTGGATCGACGGCCGGGGCGACGTCACACCCGCCCGCGACGTCCTGTACATGCACCACCGCTCCTTCCAGTGCCCCATCCCGGCGACGTACGAGAGGTACTGGGCCTGA
- a CDS encoding B12-binding domain-containing radical SAM protein: MEASTMSVLDRRIRDPRFLCMYAPLQYYPDEVYRPDCSLALPYLHAALRAAGFDADLLDTSIGRPGQDDLADTFYRKTMVPEIGSGMFRIGMTPERILEEAEPYDVIAVSSIFTQQTARCLEMAQLIKSAFPEKIMVAGGVNARSLRGLFFDSGYDVIFLSEGEKPLVAFADYLRSGSPSLDAVPSICFRHDGRIVTTRAGRPTTDLDEYPMPSWDALPNEQYWDISVLWGGRTDWMEDGQKPHFASILTSRGCPYRCTYCHISKERGGEAGEIGDLRFHSVERVERELDTLKGLGVDLVYINDDSLLAWKHRVHQVLDLMQKYDFELADINGVNIRHLFRRSAKNDRLVVDVELLEHLHAAGFRRIGLPFESGSQRVLDKYSTSKWRLDKCDVFDLVAVMREMGFTINGNFMVGYPDETLEELTKTFWLARRAMDAGLNGCGFFMVQPFPGTTLYDEAVANGQLDPSTRPDDMGFSKAQSPSPFRSLQIDPQVLQYARNLAYALLNRDQSSWLQLADGTVG; encoded by the coding sequence ATGGAGGCATCCACGATGAGCGTGCTGGACAGGCGGATCCGGGACCCCCGGTTTTTGTGCATGTACGCCCCGCTCCAGTATTATCCCGACGAGGTATACCGCCCCGACTGTTCGCTGGCCCTCCCCTATCTCCATGCCGCACTGCGCGCAGCCGGATTCGACGCGGACCTTCTCGACACCAGCATCGGACGGCCCGGCCAGGACGATCTGGCGGACACGTTCTACCGCAAAACCATGGTTCCGGAGATCGGTAGCGGAATGTTCCGCATCGGCATGACACCGGAGCGTATTCTGGAAGAGGCCGAGCCGTACGACGTCATCGCGGTGAGTTCCATCTTCACTCAGCAGACCGCACGGTGCCTGGAGATGGCCCAGCTGATCAAAAGTGCCTTCCCGGAGAAAATCATGGTCGCCGGGGGAGTCAACGCGCGCAGCCTCAGGGGCCTCTTCTTCGACAGCGGTTACGACGTCATCTTCCTTTCGGAAGGCGAGAAGCCACTCGTCGCCTTCGCGGATTACCTGCGTTCCGGGTCCCCTTCGCTCGACGCCGTACCCTCCATCTGCTTCCGGCACGACGGCCGTATCGTGACCACGCGCGCCGGCCGGCCCACCACCGACCTCGACGAGTACCCCATGCCGTCGTGGGACGCCCTGCCCAACGAGCAGTACTGGGACATCAGCGTGCTGTGGGGAGGCCGCACCGACTGGATGGAAGACGGCCAGAAGCCGCACTTCGCCTCGATCCTCACCTCGCGCGGCTGCCCCTACCGCTGCACCTACTGCCACATCTCGAAGGAGCGCGGCGGAGAGGCGGGCGAGATCGGGGACCTGCGATTCCACTCGGTGGAGCGGGTCGAACGCGAACTGGACACGCTCAAAGGACTAGGGGTCGACCTGGTCTACATCAACGACGATTCGCTGCTGGCCTGGAAGCACCGAGTACACCAGGTGCTCGACCTGATGCAGAAGTACGACTTCGAACTCGCCGACATCAACGGGGTGAACATCCGGCACCTGTTCCGGCGATCGGCGAAGAACGACCGCCTCGTCGTGGACGTGGAGCTGCTCGAACACCTCCACGCCGCCGGCTTCCGCCGCATCGGCCTGCCATTCGAGTCCGGATCCCAGCGCGTACTGGACAAGTACTCCACGTCCAAGTGGCGGCTGGACAAGTGCGACGTCTTCGACCTGGTCGCAGTGATGCGGGAGATGGGCTTCACCATCAACGGGAACTTCATGGTCGGATACCCCGACGAAACCCTCGAGGAACTGACCAAGACCTTCTGGCTGGCCCGCCGCGCCATGGACGCGGGCCTCAACGGATGCGGCTTCTTCATGGTCCAGCCCTTCCCCGGGACCACCCTCTACGACGAGGCCGTGGCCAACGGTCAGCTGGACCCGTCAACGCGCCCCGACGACATGGGCTTCTCCAAAGCCCAGTCACCCTCGCCGTTCCGCAGCCTGCAGATCGACCCGCAGGTACTGCAGTACGCACGCAACCTCGCCTACGCACTGCTCAACAGAGACCAGAGCAGCTGGCTGCAACTGGCCGACGGAACCGTCGGGTGA
- a CDS encoding phytanoyl-CoA dioxygenase family protein: MDCRQYKPAFDRDGYVVIRQFLTCDELSELRSQIHRFIREVAPSLPDTQVFHSVGEDGQRRIRLVLRMNCDAFFEDYRSHPKWLSLAQALLGEAAEASPPIYFDKPPTTDMPTPPHQDNCSLGLDPPSGVEMLLATHERMDEENGCLRYVPGSHHGGLRPHTYSGIRGFALAAQFDPADEAREVLVPLDPGDLVCHHPLTVHRALRNRSRHRSRSAFGMWFQGRSARPDPNISEFYNTHAQKAQLTGR; encoded by the coding sequence ATGGATTGCCGCCAGTACAAACCGGCCTTTGATCGGGATGGATATGTTGTCATCCGCCAGTTTCTGACTTGCGACGAACTCTCCGAACTGCGATCGCAAATCCACCGATTCATCCGTGAAGTGGCTCCTTCGCTCCCCGATACCCAGGTCTTCCACTCGGTCGGGGAGGACGGGCAGCGGCGGATCCGCCTCGTGCTGCGCATGAATTGCGACGCTTTCTTCGAGGACTACCGCTCGCACCCGAAGTGGCTGTCACTCGCGCAGGCTCTCCTGGGGGAGGCAGCCGAGGCGTCTCCGCCGATCTACTTCGACAAGCCGCCCACCACCGACATGCCGACACCGCCGCACCAGGACAACTGCTCGCTGGGGCTCGACCCGCCCAGCGGAGTGGAGATGCTGCTGGCGACGCACGAGCGCATGGACGAGGAGAACGGCTGCCTGCGGTACGTCCCCGGGTCGCACCACGGCGGTCTGCGTCCGCACACCTACAGCGGGATCCGCGGCTTCGCCCTGGCTGCGCAGTTCGATCCGGCGGACGAGGCCCGTGAGGTGCTCGTTCCGCTCGACCCCGGGGATCTCGTCTGCCACCACCCGCTCACGGTGCACCGGGCACTGCGCAACCGCTCACGGCACCGTTCGCGCAGCGCGTTCGGGATGTGGTTCCAAGGCAGGTCCGCCCGCCCGGATCCGAACATCTCGGAGTTCTACAACACGCATGCACAGAAAGCACAGTTGACCGGACGGTGA
- a CDS encoding cupin domain-containing protein gives MDVKFDPERHIRNIYREPAVALLSPHGEVLRGISGTSGASEEFPAAQEIGVDRIVMQPGSAFELHTHPGAHILYVLRARGLIHVDGTDYEMTEGDTVYVPAHYAHGVRTHPDAEGPVEFLAFGIPHMPLDSPHRMSLVAP, from the coding sequence ATGGACGTGAAGTTCGATCCAGAACGGCATATACGGAACATCTACCGTGAGCCCGCAGTCGCCCTGCTCAGCCCCCACGGAGAGGTACTCCGGGGTATCAGCGGGACATCAGGGGCTTCGGAGGAGTTCCCCGCAGCACAGGAGATCGGTGTCGACCGCATCGTCATGCAGCCGGGATCCGCCTTCGAACTCCATACCCATCCCGGCGCCCACATCCTCTACGTACTGCGGGCCCGCGGGCTCATCCACGTCGACGGCACGGACTACGAGATGACCGAAGGCGACACGGTCTATGTGCCGGCGCACTACGCACACGGCGTGCGGACCCACCCCGATGCCGAAGGTCCCGTGGAGTTCCTGGCCTTCGGCATACCGCACATGCCGCTCGACTCGCCCCACCGGATGAGCCTCGTCGCGCCATGA
- a CDS encoding GNAT family N-acetyltransferase — MNHTTSSPPGWAEERWEICVDETEVHELLCRCDVHTARRYGTPVPQRDPQTTTRRVRTCCVHALRRSAGLAAMFTLTWQPPFAQDAAVFPAAQKPGYLSRLAVAPELLSQGTLLGARCVRRALEVAAEAGADVLRCEANPDLTATLELLLRLGFRQAGSTLDDGAGVRRVHLQARAA, encoded by the coding sequence ATGAACCACACCACCTCTTCTCCACCCGGCTGGGCCGAGGAGCGCTGGGAGATCTGTGTCGACGAGACGGAGGTCCACGAGTTGCTGTGCCGCTGCGACGTCCACACGGCACGCCGGTACGGAACGCCGGTCCCGCAACGCGACCCCCAGACCACGACGCGGCGGGTGCGGACGTGCTGTGTGCACGCCCTGCGGCGATCCGCCGGGCTCGCGGCGATGTTCACCCTGACGTGGCAGCCCCCCTTCGCCCAGGACGCCGCGGTCTTTCCGGCGGCCCAGAAGCCCGGCTATCTGTCCCGCCTTGCCGTGGCACCCGAGCTGCTGTCCCAGGGCACGCTGCTGGGGGCGCGGTGCGTGCGTCGGGCACTGGAGGTAGCGGCGGAGGCCGGTGCCGATGTGCTGCGGTGCGAGGCCAATCCGGATCTGACCGCCACCCTGGAGCTGCTGCTCCGCCTGGGATTCCGGCAGGCCGGATCGACGCTCGACGACGGTGCGGGCGTACGGCGCGTTCACCTCCAGGCCCGGGCGGCCTGA
- a CDS encoding TauD/TfdA family dioxygenase, which produces MIEGLFVERATDRHVRLRRCLLRDGRQTLATPTGFNRPFRLGAAGELPQRALARLRTQGAVALHSDEPLPARRFIALGARLGRAIVETDPAVLPYVENEVILNLVSRHPETDNIAIQPFADNFLSLHSESSGQPLPRQPRYIVLMCREPGDRRARTVLVPMETVAARLSDRQLTLLSQTRYQQAGAPSAILRRVGNRPVFSFRDFMAQPFAWRYQAADGAGADTVDAAIRALLAAMYAPDAAVGVRWQRGLLVVIDNTFFFHGRTAGPASATHPTTPRRHLQRLRIAEV; this is translated from the coding sequence GTGATCGAGGGGTTATTCGTCGAGCGGGCCACCGACCGGCATGTGCGGTTGCGCCGATGTCTTCTCCGGGACGGTCGGCAGACACTTGCCACGCCGACGGGCTTCAACCGTCCCTTCCGTCTCGGCGCTGCCGGCGAGCTACCACAACGCGCCCTCGCCCGACTGCGAACCCAGGGCGCGGTGGCCCTCCACTCCGACGAGCCGCTCCCGGCCCGCCGGTTCATCGCGCTCGGGGCCCGTCTGGGCCGCGCCATCGTGGAGACCGACCCCGCAGTCCTCCCCTATGTCGAGAACGAGGTGATCCTCAATCTCGTCAGTCGCCATCCCGAGACCGACAACATCGCGATCCAGCCCTTCGCCGACAACTTCCTTTCCCTCCACAGCGAGAGCAGCGGTCAGCCCCTCCCCCGTCAGCCGCGCTACATCGTGCTGATGTGCCGCGAACCGGGCGACAGGAGGGCCCGGACGGTCCTGGTACCCATGGAAACGGTGGCGGCCCGGCTGTCGGACCGGCAGTTGACCCTCCTGTCGCAGACCCGCTACCAGCAGGCCGGGGCACCTTCGGCCATCCTCCGCCGGGTGGGGAACCGCCCGGTCTTCTCGTTCCGCGACTTCATGGCCCAGCCATTTGCCTGGCGATACCAGGCAGCCGACGGCGCGGGGGCCGACACCGTCGATGCCGCGATCCGGGCGCTGCTCGCGGCGATGTACGCCCCGGACGCAGCCGTTGGTGTGCGATGGCAGCGCGGTCTGCTCGTCGTCATCGACAACACCTTCTTCTTCCACGGCAGAACCGCGGGGCCGGCTTCGGCAACGCACCCGACGACCCCCAGGAGGCACCTCCAACGTCTTCGCATCGCAGAGGTGTGA